Proteins from one Triticum aestivum cultivar Chinese Spring chromosome 7A, IWGSC CS RefSeq v2.1, whole genome shotgun sequence genomic window:
- the LOC123152470 gene encoding uncharacterized protein produces MDRFHDRQHVWLRSRVHGTYLKANSDGKTVSLRDRRASLKAAWTVHIYQGEGDAVYLLLHSAAYGRYLAATARRAPLGLGHNGFRAEQRNYDEPDVQAIMWEAVGAGSGDDVMLRNVGGCYLRANGRYLRWNTGVSVEDMDRVSNMAHWIVEPIPAREAGMPDLPGPPNRVLYMVLGQAWRTIVFVRANAEGFYDEGNWHIFPFRGRSVNHLRNELADRIAFIDGQYPDGIAMCVRAGL; encoded by the exons ATGGACAGGTTCCACGACAGGCAGCACGTGTGGCTGCGGAGCCGCGTGCACGGCACGTACCTCAAGGCCAACAGCGACGGGAAGACCGTCTCCCTTCGCGACCGCCGCGCCTCGCTGAAGGCCGCGTGGACGGTGCACATCTACCAGGGTGAGGGCGACGCCGTGTACCTGCTCCTCCACAGCGCCGCCTACGGCCGCTACCTCGCCGCCACGGCCAGGCGCGCGCCGCTCGGGCTCGGCCACAACGGCTTTCGCGCCGAGCAGCGCAACTACGATGAGCCGGACGTGCAGGCCATCATGTGGGAGGCCGTCGGGGCGGGCTCCGGTGACGACGTCATGCTCCGCAACGTCGGCGGCTGCTACCTCCGCGCCAACGGCAGGTACCTCCGCTGGAACACCGGCGTCAGCGTCGAGGACATGGACAGAGTCAGCAACATGGCGCACTGGATCGTCGAGCCCATCCCCGCCAGAGAGGCGGGCATGCCTGACCTTCCTGGCCCGCCC AACCGCGTCCTCTACATGGTGCTCGGCCAGGCGTGGCGGACGATCGTGTTCGTGCGAGCGAACGCCGAGGGGTTCTACGACGAGGGCAACTGGCACATCTTCCCTTTCAGGGGGAGGTCCGTGAACCACCTGAGGAATGAGCTGGCGGACCGCATCGCCTTCATCGACGGCCAGTACCCCGACGGCATCGCCATGTGCGTCCGGGCGGGCCTCTAA